The Ornithorhynchus anatinus isolate Pmale09 chromosome 1, mOrnAna1.pri.v4, whole genome shotgun sequence genome includes a window with the following:
- the XRCC3 gene encoding DNA repair protein XRCC3, which produces MDWDQLELNPKVIAAVKKAQINSAREVLNLSVPDLQRLTKLSSLDVQRLLKTVALALRRNTVVTALHMYQQREKFPAQHRKLSLGCSVLDGLLGGGLPLAGITELAGRSSAGKTQIGMQLCLSVQYPPLYGGLGAGAVYICTEDVFPNKRLQQLIAQQQKLRTDIPGEVIERMKFGNNIFIEHAADLETLQDCVGKRVPILLARGMARLVVVDSVAALFRCEFGARDSVGRARCLQSLGAKLHQLSAQFDSPVLCINQVTDILDERETAHSNFGLEEEAVTPALGLTWSNQLLMRMMVHRLPAGGEPTETAGTSAPGPVVRALRVVFAPHLPPAFCYFTVNAEGVKGLKEVPSGTEVASGPPVLQKAPYQEARLLQDGPAQVRGARPATPPSAAPEPQPPSG; this is translated from the exons ATGGATTGGGACCAGTTGGAACTGAATCCCAAAGTGATTGCCGCTGTTAAGAAAG CTCAGATAAATTCAGCGAGGGAAGTTTTGAATCTTTCTGTCCCAGACTTGCAGAGACTGACAAAGCTCTCCAGCCTCGATGTCCAGCGTTTATTAAAAACTGTCGCTTTAGCGCTAAGGAGGAACACCGTGGTCACAg CGCTTCACATGTATCAGCAGAGAGAGAAATTCCCGGCCCAGCACCGGAAACTCAGCTTGGGCTGCTCGGTCCTGGACGGGCTGTTGGGCGGCGGCCTTCCCCTGGCGGGGATAACGGAGCTGGCGGGGCGGAGCTCGGCTGGCAAGACGCAGATCGGCATGCAGCTCTGCCTTTCCGTGCAGTACCCTCCCCTCtacggggggctgggggcag GAGCCGTCTATATCTGTACCGAAGACGTGTTCCCAAACAAGAGGCTGCAGCAGCTGATAGCCCAGCAGCAGAAGCTGAGGACGGACATCCCCGGCGAGGTCATAGAGCGGATGAAATTCGGCAATAACATCTTCATCGAGCACGCCGCGGACCTG GAGACCTTGCAGGACTGCGTGGGGAAGCGGGTGCCCATCCTGCTGGCACGGGGCATGGCCCGCCTGGTGGTCGTCGACTCCGTCGCAGCTCTCTTCCGCTGCGAGTTTGGGGCCCGCGACTCCGTCGGCAGGGCCAGGTGTCTTCAGTCGCTCGGGGCCAAGCTGCACCAGCTCAGCGCCCAGTTCGACAGCCCCGTCCTGTGCATCAACCAG GTCACCGACATCTTGGATGAAAGAGAGACAGCTCACAGTAATTTCGG CTTGGAGGAAGAGGCTGTCACCCCAGCTCTGGGTCTAACCTGGTCCAACCAACTTCTGATGCGGATGATGGTCCACCGCCTCCCTGCTGGGGGCGAGCCGACCGAAACCGCGGGCAcgtcggccccgggccccgtcgTGCGGGCGCTCCGGGTCGTCTTCGCTCCTCACCTGCCCCCGGCCTTTTGCTACTTCACGGTGAATGCCGAGGGCGTGAAAGGATTAAAGGAAGTCCCCTCCGGGACAGAGGTGGCCTCTGGGCCTCCCGTCCTCCAGAAAGCCCCGTACCAGGAAGCGCGGCTCCTCCAGGATGGACCGGCACAGGTCAGAGGGGCCCGTCcggccacccctccctcagcagccCCGGAACCACAGCCGCCGTCAGGCTGA